A region of Nocardioides alkalitolerans DNA encodes the following proteins:
- a CDS encoding DUF6328 family protein, with the protein MVQQEDAGHPVTDAMLDRNWSELMQELRVVQTGVQLLTGFLVTIPFTQRFTELDAYQRGLYVVLLVGSVLTTGLLVAPVAYHRILFRQRRRPWLVAAANTLARAGLLLLALVCAGVVHFVGDLVLGRGPGLALALAVLAVLVGTWTLAPLLAGRKAR; encoded by the coding sequence GTGGTGCAGCAGGAGGACGCCGGGCACCCGGTGACGGACGCGATGCTCGACCGCAACTGGAGCGAGCTCATGCAGGAGCTGCGGGTCGTGCAGACCGGCGTGCAGCTCCTCACCGGCTTCCTCGTGACGATCCCGTTCACGCAGCGGTTCACGGAGCTCGACGCCTACCAGCGCGGGCTCTACGTCGTGCTCCTCGTCGGATCGGTGCTGACGACGGGCCTGCTCGTGGCGCCCGTCGCCTACCACCGCATCCTGTTCCGGCAGCGCCGTCGGCCCTGGCTCGTCGCCGCCGCCAACACCCTCGCCCGCGCCGGGCTGCTCCTGCTGGCGCTGGTCTGCGCCGGCGTCGTCCACTTCGTCGGGGACCTGGTGCTCGGTCGCGGACCGGGGCTGGCGCTGGCGCTCGCCGTGCTCGCCGTGCTGGTCGGCACCTGGACGCTGGCACCGCTGCTGGCGGGCCGAAAGGCGCGCTGA
- a CDS encoding universal stress protein, which produces MTTIVVGYVPKPEGEAALGRALEEAALRDARIVLVSSTRGDHVETDVDAARARLEAAGVDHEVRVSTSAFDPAEDLLAIAEEVGADLIVIGLRRRTPVGKLLLGSNAQRILLDAHAPVLAVKVGS; this is translated from the coding sequence GTGACGACGATCGTGGTGGGGTACGTCCCCAAGCCGGAGGGGGAGGCCGCGCTCGGCCGGGCGCTGGAGGAGGCCGCCCTGCGCGACGCCCGCATCGTGCTCGTCAGCTCGACCCGGGGCGACCACGTCGAGACCGACGTCGACGCCGCCCGCGCGCGCCTGGAGGCCGCCGGGGTCGACCACGAGGTGCGGGTCAGCACGAGCGCGTTCGACCCGGCCGAGGACCTGCTCGCCATCGCCGAGGAGGTCGGTGCCGACCTCATCGTCATCGGGCTGCGCCGCCGCACGCCGGTGGGCAAGCTGCTGCTGGGCAGCAACGCCCAGCGCATCCTGCTCGACGCCCACGCGCCCGTGCTCGCGGTCAAGGTCGGTTCCTGA
- a CDS encoding glutamate-cysteine ligase family protein, whose protein sequence is MGEEVDHQEFSRADRTRHREKVRRSLDVLATMLREPAFAAEDPMTGLEVELNLVDAHEEPSLSSAEVLDAVADPDFQTELGQFNVEINVAPARLRPAGPGAPGGLTVFEESLRRSLNDAETASAPLGAHLVMIGVLPTLGHGHMTPASLSPNPRYALLSEQILAARGEDIVIDVKGVERLETATDSIVPEAACTSTQLHVQTSPEDFAAYWNASQAISGIQLALGANSPFLLGRELWRETRIPLFEQATDTRSEELKAQGVRPRVWFGERWVTSVFDLFEENVRYFPALLPVVEDEDPAAVLADGGVPSLAELRLHNGTIYRWNRPVYDIADGVPHLRVENRVLPAGPTVVDTMANAAFYFGLVRALVEEDRPVWSRMSFSAAEENFHLGARHGIEAEVYWPGVGQAAATELVLRRLLPLAHDGLLAWGAESAEADRLLGVIEQRCLQGTNGAEWFVRRVHAEGSVERPEALRRALRDYREHMHSNEPVHTWDVPATR, encoded by the coding sequence CGGCACCGCGAGAAGGTCCGTCGTTCGCTGGACGTGCTCGCCACCATGCTGCGCGAGCCGGCGTTCGCGGCGGAGGACCCGATGACGGGTCTCGAGGTCGAGCTCAACCTCGTCGACGCGCACGAGGAGCCGTCGCTGTCGAGCGCGGAGGTGCTCGACGCGGTCGCCGACCCCGACTTCCAGACCGAGCTGGGGCAGTTCAACGTCGAGATCAACGTGGCGCCGGCCCGGCTCCGTCCCGCCGGTCCCGGTGCCCCCGGCGGGCTCACCGTGTTCGAGGAGTCGCTGCGGCGCAGCCTCAACGACGCCGAGACCGCCAGCGCGCCGCTGGGCGCGCACCTCGTCATGATCGGCGTCCTCCCGACGCTGGGCCACGGCCACATGACCCCCGCGTCGCTGAGCCCCAACCCGCGCTACGCGCTGCTGAGCGAGCAGATCCTCGCGGCGCGGGGCGAGGACATCGTCATCGACGTCAAGGGCGTCGAGCGGTTGGAGACCGCCACCGACTCGATCGTCCCCGAGGCGGCGTGCACGAGCACGCAGCTCCACGTGCAGACCTCCCCGGAGGACTTCGCGGCCTACTGGAACGCGTCCCAGGCCATCTCGGGCATCCAGCTGGCGCTCGGGGCGAACTCGCCGTTCCTGCTCGGGCGCGAGCTGTGGCGGGAGACCCGGATCCCGCTCTTCGAGCAGGCGACCGACACGCGCAGCGAGGAGCTGAAGGCGCAGGGCGTGCGCCCTCGGGTGTGGTTCGGCGAGCGCTGGGTGACCTCGGTCTTCGACCTGTTCGAGGAGAACGTCCGCTACTTCCCGGCGCTGCTGCCCGTCGTCGAGGACGAGGACCCCGCGGCCGTGCTCGCCGACGGCGGTGTGCCGTCGCTCGCCGAGCTGCGGCTCCACAACGGCACGATCTACCGCTGGAACCGGCCCGTCTACGACATCGCCGACGGGGTGCCGCACCTGCGCGTCGAGAACCGGGTGCTGCCCGCCGGTCCGACGGTGGTCGACACCATGGCGAACGCCGCCTTCTACTTCGGGCTGGTGCGCGCCCTCGTCGAGGAGGACCGGCCCGTCTGGTCGCGCATGTCCTTCAGCGCCGCCGAGGAGAACTTCCACCTCGGTGCGCGCCACGGGATCGAGGCCGAGGTCTACTGGCCGGGCGTGGGCCAGGCCGCCGCGACGGAGCTCGTGCTGCGTCGACTGCTGCCCCTCGCCCACGACGGCCTGCTGGCCTGGGGCGCCGAGTCCGCCGAGGCCGACCGGCTGCTCGGTGTCATCGAGCAGCGGTGCCTCCAGGGCACCAACGGCGCGGAGTGGTTCGTGCGCCGCGTGCACGCCGAGGGCTCGGTCGAGCGCCCCGAGGCGTTGCGCCGCGCCCTGCGGGACTACCGCGAACACATGCACTCGAACGAGCCCGTCCACACGTGGGACGTGCCGGCCACGCGCTGA
- a CDS encoding Fe-S cluster assembly protein HesB produces MAIQITGDAEADQVLDSDPFALLVGMMLDQQYPMEHAFRGPAKVLDRFGTLEPARIAAADPDEFAALCATTPAIHRFPGSMAARLQELARIVEDEHGGDASRIWTEATSGKDLLKRVMALPGFGKQKAQIFVALLAKQRGVRPDGWETAVGDYALDGHRSVADVVDADSLQKVRDYKKSKKAAAKA; encoded by the coding sequence ATGGCCATCCAGATCACCGGTGACGCCGAGGCCGACCAGGTCCTCGACTCCGACCCGTTCGCCCTGCTCGTCGGGATGATGCTCGACCAGCAGTACCCGATGGAGCACGCCTTCCGCGGCCCCGCGAAGGTGCTCGACCGGTTCGGCACCCTCGAACCGGCGCGGATCGCGGCGGCCGATCCCGACGAGTTCGCCGCCCTGTGCGCGACGACCCCGGCGATCCACCGGTTCCCCGGCTCGATGGCCGCACGGCTCCAGGAGCTCGCCCGCATCGTCGAGGACGAGCACGGCGGGGACGCGTCCCGCATCTGGACCGAGGCGACCTCCGGCAAGGACCTGCTCAAGCGCGTCATGGCCCTGCCCGGCTTCGGCAAGCAGAAGGCGCAGATCTTCGTCGCGCTGCTGGCCAAGCAGCGCGGCGTGCGCCCGGACGGCTGGGAGACGGCCGTGGGGGACTACGCGCTCGACGGGCACCGCTCCGTCGCCGACGTCGTCGACGCCGACTCGCTGCAGAAGGTGCGGGACTACAAGAAGTCGAAGAAGGCGGCGGCCAAGGCCTGA
- a CDS encoding sigma-70 family RNA polymerase sigma factor produces the protein MLSQDSSTVSFLPSIGTGSTPASTVPRPATPRRDEREARRAATTTHLHAAEVAPDEAARDEALREVVVANMGVARALAARQRNRGIPLEDLEQVAYLALVRAASHFDPGQGKDFLTYAVPCIRGELRRHFRDLGWMVRPPRDVQENQSAVIRARDRLAGDHGDRVPDEAIARELDIPVAVVQQALRAEGCFRPVSLDAPLPIGQAGPAETAIDHERDHEVVEMRTTLQPALRRLDARERRILVMRFFQDRTQQEIADELGVTQTQVSRLLSGILQQLREAVGVAA, from the coding sequence ATGCTCTCGCAGGACAGCTCGACCGTTTCGTTCCTTCCGTCCATCGGCACCGGCAGCACCCCGGCGTCGACCGTCCCCCGTCCCGCCACCCCCCGGCGCGACGAACGAGAAGCGCGACGGGCCGCCACCACCACCCACCTCCACGCCGCCGAGGTCGCCCCTGACGAGGCGGCCCGCGACGAGGCGCTGCGTGAGGTGGTCGTGGCCAACATGGGCGTCGCCCGCGCCCTCGCCGCCCGCCAACGCAACCGCGGCATCCCGCTCGAGGACCTCGAGCAGGTGGCCTACCTCGCGCTCGTGCGGGCCGCCAGCCACTTCGACCCCGGACAGGGCAAGGACTTCCTGACCTATGCCGTGCCCTGCATCCGCGGGGAGCTGCGGCGCCACTTCCGCGACCTGGGCTGGATGGTGCGCCCGCCGCGGGACGTGCAGGAGAACCAGTCCGCCGTCATCCGGGCCCGTGACCGGCTCGCGGGCGACCACGGCGACCGGGTGCCCGACGAGGCGATCGCCCGGGAGCTCGACATCCCGGTCGCGGTCGTGCAGCAGGCGCTGCGGGCCGAGGGCTGCTTCCGGCCCGTGTCCCTCGACGCTCCCCTGCCCATCGGGCAGGCCGGGCCCGCGGAGACCGCGATCGACCACGAGCGCGACCACGAGGTGGTCGAGATGCGTACGACGCTGCAGCCCGCCCTGCGGCGTCTGGACGCCCGGGAGCGTCGCATCCTCGTGATGCGGTTCTTCCAGGACCGCACCCAGCAGGAGATCGCCGACGAGCTCGGCGTGACCCAGACGCAGGTGTCGCGGCTGCTCTCCGGCATCCTGCAGCAGCTGCGGGAGGCCGTCGGCGTGGCCGCCTGA